In Glycine soja cultivar W05 chromosome 10, ASM419377v2, whole genome shotgun sequence, the genomic stretch GCTTAGTTATGGTGGGCTGAGTGTCATACCAATGCTTCTTAGGTGATGTTTGAATTTATGAGGATGGCAACAGGAAATAATTTCAAGTTCCAAAagaagagttttttttattatatagagaaaaagaaaatacaagccAGAACAATTACATGCACAGATCATTATCACATCTCAATCCTTCACATTCTCATATATAAATCTGCTTACATGATATATTGATAAATCATTAACAAATGAACCATTTCAATACCAACAACAAATCTAATACTCTATAGTGTAAATACTTCATATGATACCAATTTAATAAGTTTGATAGACTAAATCCAAAGTGGTCTACAATATCATCCCAACACATcatctgaaaaaaaattatatttaatatttgtccCCATTAAGATTAATGTCTTTCCCACCTCCCTTTTAAGACTAATGTCACTATTACCACCACTTTATTTATCTATCCAAATCCCTCTTAACCCTTTGTCTGCCCAACTCCAATCTTCACTGCCTATCCCCTTCAACATTgccaaaaacttaaaaaaaaaacacatatccatagaaaaaataaaaaatctcgaCAAATCTCTAACCTCAACTTATACCCACTCGAAAGAATGTCCTTGTTACTCCTCTAGTCCTCCCTCGGCATAAATTAAACCCGATAAGAATTCAATAACTCAgaactcaaaatcataaaaatacttATCCCAGGGTATACCTCAAGGCTCAGCAACGTATCCATATTCTGAATCTATCCAGCTAGTTTATGTTACAAAAATTCAAACTCCATAATATCATCCTTTGCCTTTTCATAATCTTAAAAACCAACTTtgaacgataaaaaaaaaaaaaaatagaggccTACTATCAACTTAACAAATCCTATAGCAATGAAGCCCagtatcaaaataattataaagacCTAAACtttgaaattctaaaaaatagtatcTGCTTAAGGGTGTGTTGGGATCGTCGAAGatgtgaaagagagaaaatagcgAACCATATTCAGTACGAGGTCGTTTGAGCATGGTGGAAGAAGGGTGAAGCGGCTGCTGCCGATTCCAGAAGCCGTCCGTCATGGCGAGAGAGAAGATTAAGTTTTATGGTAATGGTAATTGGTGAAGATGGCGATCCAATCACAAACCCTAATTCGCAAAAACACCAAAAGACCAAACCCTAAGCCTTGGCTCGTTTCTGCAAATAAAAGACAAATTTTTCAACCCCActgttttcgttttttttttaaggagaaCATAGTAGGAGAGGATGGCTTGAGAGTTGAGACAcgtttttctttctccttaatCGACCCAAAAATTTGatcgaaaattaaaaaatacgatAAAAGTTTgggtcaatatattttttttcttttctaaatcacatatataattCTTTGAATAGAATCTCACactagttaattttttatagtggtcaatataattttgtaatatagtatattgagttttctaaaaaaaacaatatattaaatttaatgtataataaaaaatatataaaatttaaattaatattttacaatgtatatttttaaatgatgatCCTATTTTATGGATTAAGGTGTCATTTCCCCCCCCCctaaatttttgtaatattttttttatgtcctTCTTATATCTTTGAATATTTtagtattctttttattttaaaatagtcaattaaaatttttgaacTTTAAAATCTAATATCCTTATTTAATAGCTGAAATAAGTAGGAATTTGTAATATTTGAGAAATCTAAAATCTAATTATCCTTCTTTAGaacatgaaacaaaaaatgtaGTTGAAAAATTTGTCTTTTATTTGCGTGAACGAGCCAAAGCTTAAGATTTgatcttttgatatttttacGAATTAGGGTTTATGATTGGATCTCCATCTTCACCAACCATCATCACCATTATCATGGTCACTATTGTCGTCACCATCTTGTTACTCTCATCGTTgtcatcaccatcatcatcatcttcatcgtaATCAACATCAACGCTACCATCAcattatcattgttattattgtcATCACTGTcaccattaatattattttcattatttcacCACCACTTATCATTACCTaatttttgggattaaatttgagtgaaaataaatttgaaatgtgaaatttatatgatgaagaataaaataatcgATTAAGTAAACAATATAATCTATTATTTCGTGTCTTGTGACTTAGGATTTGCATAGGTACACAAATAATTGGTTACCCAATTAAGATAATTGATTATCTCATAAAATAATCTCTTATCCCGTTTGTCGTGTTACTTGGGTAGCCTTATACCAGATAGCCttataaacaaaattgattaaatCAAAGCATAATTGATTAACTCTATTTTTGCTCCAAAAAATCAAACTTGTAAGCACTTTTTCATAAGACTCTCCTATTTTTTTGAGATCTTTGTCCATAAAAGAGTTTTGAGCCAAGAAAGAGCCATTTTGAAGATTCATAACTGGAAATCAAGATTTCTTAACATGAAGAAACAACGCATCATTCAAAAGGATGTTAGGAGGGTCTTCGTTGAAGAAATATGATAAATGTGTTGAATTTCTTCATATCAATTACTCTCAAGTGATATtactcttttttctatttttgtattaatCTTTGAGTAGGGTCCTCAAAAGAGTTTATGTAGTAGGGTTCCACATGGGTAGTTTGATTCTTACAGAGTTCAAGAACTTGTTGCATAAGTGTTTGTACATTCGTCTATTAAGTGTGTTTGTAATCATTGATTTATTTAATGGAATCTCATACTAGGGTTGTATGAAAAATCTGGATGTAAACCACACGAGTGattgaactagtataaaatttACTTGTACaatctttctcttcccttatctctttGCATCTACAATTTTTTAAGCATATTTCTTACTATTGTCATATTCATCTTTATTGTTGTGTATTAGCTATCTtccattaaataatataaaaaaaacaaattaactacAGCATCCATTAGAATCAATCTTTTgatttcaagaccaagttttaTATGTAACTAAAATTGAAGGTATTCTTAACAAATCCAAGAAGAtttgaaaataagtttttgGTGATCCAATTCACTCCCTCTTAGATCCAGCCATTTCCTTTaacaataagttaaaaaaatcattataaaaataaccaaagtacaatagtttgataaaaaaaaataataatcaatataCCATATTCACAGTActtccaaattataaaaatattttaaaacattacgCAATGCAAAAGGAGATAAAACATACCAATCAAACCTAATTGAAGGCTCTAACAAGTCTTTCTTCGTTTAACCATGGAAGCTACCAATTTACACCATAATCTCTATGGAATAAATCAGAATTTTTTTAGCAGTTATTCCTACATTATTATGGCCGAGTTTGctgaaactttaaaaaataactttaaaataaacactttttatataagtacttttttaagaaacaaataagatttgtttcttaaaataaacagaattttttttaagcagaaacagattaaacaagcacactaaaaaaacagaaagctacttatttcattaaaataaacacttatttcaacaaataaatttaaacaaaccgACCCTACATCTATCTAAGCAATGAAAGAAGCAATCTAGGTAGCACCATAAGGCCTAAAACTAACATTTGCACATATATGCCAAATGTCATCAAACACTAGTAATTCCCATGGCTCAATAAAACAGACTAAAGTTACAACAGCTCTTTCAAGCAAGGACACAACCAGTATAGCAgatattattgaaaataaataaaataaaaaatataataattatacctTTATTTGgccaacaaaaaacaaactctaactaggttcattaaaaaattatgaatatttatACAACACAGTAAATTGACTAGGCCCATCCCAAAAATCTCCATGTTAGATttgttcaaattcaattgtagTTTGATCTCAGCCTGTTAAAATAGTATGTGCACCTCACGAGCTCTATAATTAGGATCGTAGCCAGGAGGGAGACTAAATTTGCTTGTGGTGAACATTGATTTGTGAATATTCTCACCCCAGAATCGTATGGATAAAGGAATACAAGTCATTGTAACAAGCATAAAACCTAAATGCTTTGGGTGAACGACCTCACCTCTTGCCACGAAGTCCAGGTCCAGATCTGGGACCAGGAAACCGAGAAAACTGAAGCCGCAAGTGACTAGACTCGGGATTCAGTTCATCAACTTTATAACCTGCACCATCCAATCACAATATCAGCAAAACTATGAAATTTGGGTACATAATTATGTGAAAAATCATTAACCACTGAGTTCAATTCCTACATACTGGGTGACTTAGAAGTAAGAAGAACCCAAAGAACACAGCCATTAGCTTGCAGACATAACTTAGATCAAGTTTCTTGTTTCTTTAAACCATTAAGTTCTTCATTGAAATAATGGCATCTAAATGTCATCATTTAATTGAAGAACTTGATGGCAAGGATTTAAGAAACTTTCAACTAAATTTTGTCCTTAGCTTGGTGACCACAGATACAGCTGATGGTGATATAAAAGAATATTCATTATACTGGTGAAAGTGAGGGTGATATAGCAGATAATGGCATACCATTAGAGAACAGGAATACATTTCTAGAGTTCATCATTAGTACTGCAAAGGCAGACACACTAGACACCAGGATGACAATGATAATAATGATGACGATAACAATGATATTGGTAGTTAATAGAACAGATATATTAGTATGTGTTCATTTTATGTACTTCAGAATGACAGGATGACAAATGGAAACATGGAAGTTGGCACTTGGCACTTATTTCTCACGTGTTCACCACTTCAGTTACTATGACGTAACAGTTTGAATAAGCCTTTAAATCACAGACAACTTACATATAGATATTCAGTGTAACAGTGATTTACCACTTTCCAAGTTTAAAACCTTTTGGTCCAAAAGAAATATAGAATATTGAGTAATTTCATGAGTTGGATAAGCATATCATACTTTTCTACAATTTTACTGCAACTTATAAATGTTTTTCCCTCAGTATGATTCAAAATTATAACAAGACatccaaaaaattaatgacaacTTAATAACCACATCTTGGTTCAGAAGGCCAAAAACCCAAGGGAATTCTTCAATTTTCAGAACCTTCATCAAGTAACCCTTGTGCTGAGATGATTTCCAATTTCCTATTATATGACTATCACAACAAAAACATGAAATTAATTTCCTTTGATCACAGAAGGCAACAAGAAGTGATACCTTGCAATGCACTCAGAGCAGTAGCGGCACAGGCCGGATTTGCAAAATCCACAAAACAAAGGATTAGAGGATCTCCGCCACGCTGCAACAAGCATGCATTTCAGCATAAAGAGTAAGGAACTTTCAACCAAGAAACAGAACAACGATAAACCAAGTTAAAAGAGGACAAACAGATAACTGCTACAAACAGTAAACTTACATGTTTGGATTCTTTGCTCACAAGTCTTACTTCTCTATATCCAACGAAAGGGcgaaaaatatctaaaaatgaCATTAAGGACAAGACAGTTGAAAGTATGACGATACAATTCCCATACAGTATCTGAGAACAAAATAggtaatttaatataaatgaaGTGACAAGATAGTTGGAAGTATCAATATAAAATTCCTATCCAGTATCTGAGAACAAAAAGGATGCGAGCTACTTCCCGTCTCGTGCTGCCAGATGGGAGACCTTCAACGTATAAAGTACTTGAAGCATCTGGGGGTAGAGGTAGAGTCTCAGGTCCAGGCATGGAAGCTGCATCTACTGGTAACTGACTGGCATAATTGACATTACGTCCATTTCGTGAAAGATCATGACCACCACCAGGATGCCCCGTGACAGCAGGATCAGTTAGTGAATGATGTGGCAATCCACCAACACCCCTTCCCAATCCAACACTGCTAATTGCACTGGCTTCCCCAGAATTAAACGAAGTAAGCTGCTTCATAACAAAAAAAGTAAGTTTTCAGCAAACAAGCTGTGAAAGCACATCCTCACACATATAATGTAAATAAGACAGGTTAAGATGTTACCCCAGCGCTTTGAAGGTAGCGGTCATAAGCAGATCCAAGTGTTTTAGTGTCCTTTAGAATTCGGTGACCAGTATGGTCATCATTTCGAGCAATATAATTATGCATCTCATTGCCCCCTGAAGTCAGACCAGAAGGTGACATATCTGCAATGTAACAGAATCTAGTCTTACAACTTCtctagtaaaaaaattgaagctgAAAATACATATCTATATTATAGAAGTTTTGCCATATGCAATGTCATCCCTACAATGCTAATCACTGACTgactatatataaaatacatcTAACAAATGTGCCAGATGCTAGCAAAACACAGGTAACTAAACAACACATTCTCCATAACGCAAAGTGTTCATAATAATATAAAGAGCAGGGTGCACTCACCCAAACACGCTTGTTGACACTTGATACCTATCAAATTATCAGTTCATGCCAAGTAGCAAAAACAGTAAACCATTGTTTCTAGACTAGTTGTATTAGAGTAGCTACTAAAAAATTGTAGTGACTGGACTCAGTTAACAGACTTGTGCTTTTACAGCTCTAAGTAGCTATACAGTTAGTATTCTCAAACATGTGTATCACTGATCTTCCTTACAACATAAGTCAATTCTTTTAGTTAGCTTTTAATATCACGACACATAATTTctctaataattgataaatattcaTTCTCTCACATTCCTGGCAGATCTGAGAAACTCcagaattattttcttttgcacaTGTGCTAAGGCATGTCAACTCAGATCTAAACTCAAACAAGAAGAATTATGATAGGATCAATCTCATGGACTTCTAATTATTACAACACTTCTGTGCCCTCAATAAACAGCAGAACGGCTTACAGAACAGCTTACGGCGCACAATATTGAAGCCTAGATGCTTGTTCAAGAAGCATGAATTGATAAGCATCAGCAATCTTCTCTTTTGAATGTAGCTCAAGCTTTTCTAAAACAGAATGCTGCAGCATCAAGCATACAACCATCTGCACCAACTTGCCTTGTCACCTCATCTGCCACATGGTCCCCATGTAAATCAAGTCAGCAGTTCTCACCATCGCTTGGATATGGTGGTAAATAGAGTTTGCTTTACACTAAGTCCTATGGATTCTCTTAAAGTGTCGGTCACAAACTCAGTAGGCTCATTTTAAGAGGCAGCTGTAGTGAATCAGGTAATGTAAATGGTCACGGAGGGCCTGGTTGTTGATGCTCAGTT encodes the following:
- the LOC114372446 gene encoding RNA-binding protein 2-like isoform X1, coding for MTDGSWNRQQSFLPPSAMLKRPRTEYDMSPSGLTSGGNEMHNYIARNDDHTGHRILKDTKTLGSAYDRYLQSAGQLTSFNSGEASAISSVGLGRGVGGLPHHSLTDPAVTGHPGGGHDLSRNGRNVNYASQLPVDAASMPGPETLPLPPDASSTLYVEGLPSGSTRREVAHIFRPFVGYREVRLVSKESKHRGGDPLILCFVDFANPACAATALSALQGYKVDELNPESSHLRLQFSRFPGPRSGPGLRGKR
- the LOC114372446 gene encoding RNA-binding protein 2-like isoform X2 is translated as MTDGSWNRQQSFLPPSAMLKRPRTEYDMSPSGLTSGGNEMHNYIARNDDHTGHRILKDTKTLGSAYDRYLQSAGLTSFNSGEASAISSVGLGRGVGGLPHHSLTDPAVTGHPGGGHDLSRNGRNVNYASQLPVDAASMPGPETLPLPPDASSTLYVEGLPSGSTRREVAHIFRPFVGYREVRLVSKESKHRGGDPLILCFVDFANPACAATALSALQGYKVDELNPESSHLRLQFSRFPGPRSGPGLRGKR
- the LOC114372446 gene encoding RNA-binding protein 2-like isoform X3, whose translation is MSPSGLTSGGNEMHNYIARNDDHTGHRILKDTKTLGSAYDRYLQSAGQLTSFNSGEASAISSVGLGRGVGGLPHHSLTDPAVTGHPGGGHDLSRNGRNVNYASQLPVDAASMPGPETLPLPPDASSTLYVEGLPSGSTRREVAHIFRPFVGYREVRLVSKESKHRGGDPLILCFVDFANPACAATALSALQGYKVDELNPESSHLRLQFSRFPGPRSGPGLRGKR